A genome region from Carassius carassius chromosome 23, fCarCar2.1, whole genome shotgun sequence includes the following:
- the pdp2 gene encoding pyruvate dehydrogenase [acetyl-transferring]-phosphatase 2, mitochondrial encodes MSGYLRPGLLLYTGGRHLTSFFAPSHYVLSDTRWKTCPLPYQARNFSSRRGRSEGSSGQDGENTLRAPIREMDFQLSRLQINAVLCANEQSVSIPEFDGRGGPSPVLRFESNQLSANTPLEDRRSSTSCLQTRGMLFGIFDGHGGHACAQVVSERLPYYIAVSMMSESVLEDLEAAMETLRPVPPILQWYKHHNDYNYRESATLYIDHLRVYWQELLASEEHGDGMRPVDALSYAFQRLDTDLSLEAQVPLANDLMRNTAIQAAFAGCTACVAYVGPEGVHVANAGDCRAVLGVQEHDGSWSALPLTQDHNAANVAEVERVLQQHPASERPTIIVDDRLLGVLMPLRAFGDVRFKWRRELQQSVLENGDSDLEALNLYQYAPPNYLTPPYLEATPEVTYHRLRPQDRFLILASDGLWDEMTNDEAVRLVAEHLTGIHLQAPVSARKLNLGQMHQLLLQRRARATPALDLNGATHLIRHALGTNEYGEMDQERLATMLALPSDLARMYRDDITVTVIYFNQNFSKTTN; translated from the coding sequence ATGTCTGGCTATTTGCGTCCAGGGCTTCTCCTTTACACTGGTGGAAGACATCTGACCAGTTTCTTTGCACCCAGCCACTATGTTTTATCAGATACGCGGTGGAAAACCTGCCCGCTCCCTTATCAAGCCCGGAACTTCTCCTCCCGTCGTGGTCGATCAGAAGGAAGCTCAGGACAGGACGGCGAAAACACACTGCGTGCTCCAATACGTGAAATGGACTTCCAGCTGAGCCGGCTGCAGATCAATGCAGTTCTGTGCGCTAATGAGCAATCCGTTAGTATTCCAGAGTTTGATGGCCGTGGTGGTCCCAGTCCAGTGCTCAGGTTTGAAAGCAACCAGCTTTCAGCCAACACTCCGCTAGAGGACCGACGCAGCAGCACAAGCTGCCTCCAGACCCGTGGCATGCTTTTTGGCATATTCGATGGACACGGCGGACATGCATGCGCTCAAGTGGTCAGCGAGCGTCTGCCTTATTACATAGCTGTATCGATGATGTCAGAGTCCGTCCTGGAGGATCTAGAGGCCGCCATGGAGACCTTACGACCCGTGCCGCCCATTCTACAGTGGTACAAGCACCATAACGACTACAACTACAGGGAATCAGCAACCCTCTACATTGATCATTTGCGTGTTTACTGGCAGGAGCTTCTGGCGAGTGAAGAACACGGTGATGGCATGCGTCCGGTGGATGCTCTCAGCTATGCTTTCCAGCGACTGGACACAGATCTTTCTCTTGAGGCACAGGTGCCGCTCGCAAATGACCTGATGCGGAACACGGCCATCCAGGCCGCCTTCGCTGGCTGCACGGCTTGTGTGGCTTACGTTGGACCAGAAGGTGTGCATGTTGCAAATGCAGGAGACTGTCGGGCAGTTTTGGGTGTCCAGGAGCATGATGGGAGCTGGAGTGCTTTGCCGCTCACACAAGACCACAACGCTGCCAATGTAGCCGAGGTAGAGCGGGTATTGCAGCAGCACCCGGCTAGTGAACGGCCAACCATAATCGTAGACGACAGGCTGCTCGGGGTCCTGATGCCGTTGCGCGCGTTTGGAGACGTTCGATTCAAATGGCGTCGTGAGCTCCAGCAGAGTGTTCTAGAGAATGGAGACTCTGATTTAGAAGCACTAAATCTTTACCAATACGCTCCACCTAATTATCTCACCCCACCTTATTTAGAGGCAACACCAGAAGTCACCTACCACCGGCTTCGACCGCAGGACCGGTTTTTGATTTTGGCCTCTGATGGCCTGTGGGACGAGATGACCAATGATGAGGCGGTGAGGCTTGTGGCAGAACATCTGACTGGTATTCATCTGCAAGCTCCAGTTTCAGCCAGAAAGCTCAACTTGGGACAAATGCACCAGCTGCTGCTGCAGCGACGGGCCAGAGCAACACCTGCTTTGGATTTGAATGGAGCCACGCATTTGATTCGTCATGCACTGGGCACAAATGAGTATGGAGAGATGGACCAGGAGAGACTGGCAACCATGCTGGCTCTGCCTAGTGATTTAGCACGCATGTACCGAGATGACATCACTGTCACAGTGATTTATTTTAACCAGAACTTTAGCAAAACTACTAACTAA